The Magnolia sinica isolate HGM2019 chromosome 9, MsV1, whole genome shotgun sequence sequence ttgtggtgaatgttgtaatagtttagtctATTTCCTTTGCCTgtttctaagtttgagtttttgatacttacagacgttctagtaaggttgtccaaCCATAAGcatttagtttttggtgtaaggttgtccttagaacttagtttgtatcaacctctcaatacttgtgcatttgaagttgcttaTAATTGTGTTATTTATCTTTGTTTATCTTTATAATTTCGCATTTATtcttaatttggcatagtcctattcacacccccccccccccccccccctctaggacttagagctcagccttttcagtgctcaatatcttttttaatcTAAGCAAATGGGTAGAAGATGAGGACaatacccatgacattaacatgatctattctttcatggaagatagaacactcctgactctatactctgaccctctagagacaggTTTGGTCCACTCCCCTAATTTGGATGATGATACGATTAaagagatggatgtcatgcttgatacgGCATCGGTACTTGAAgctaactggtggaggccacaatttgagaaattgccccaaaccgatgtagtgcctctaccgtttaacctcaaagcaccaaagcttaacctaaaacccttGCTTGCCGATCTTTAaaatgtctacttaggtcaagatgagacatacccggtggtgatttctttccatcATGAGAAAGAACCAGAgaatatgcttatttctactctcattaagcataaaggagcccttggatggtcaattgcggatctcaagggaattgaccctttgatttgtacacatcgcattcatctagaggataatgtaAAAACCTCCTGACAATCACAACgtcaattaaatccaaacatgaaagaagtggttaaaggagaggtactgaaattgttggatgtgggtattatataccctttATCCGATAGTctatgggtgagtccaactcaagtggttcctaggAAATCCggaatcactatcgtagccaatgctaataatgaacttttGCCAAcaagagtcactactggttggagaatgtgcattgattacaaAAAATTAATACTGACCacttcctttacccttcattgattaaattttggaaaggctagctggtcacttgtactattgcttccttgacgagtATTCTGGCtataactagatagagatagcccttgaagatcaggaaaagataaCGTTCACATGTCCCTATGGTACCTTTGTTTAttgaaggatgtcattcagactgtgtaatgccctccCCCctcctctccccccccccccccacttttcagcgatgcatgttaagtattttttctaacatgatggggcaatatttagaagtcttcatggacgacttctttatctttggtccatccttcagtgagtgtctggaaaatttgaaaaatgtgttaaagcgatgtgaggaaaacgtgttgaattgggaaaagtgtcatttcatggttcctaagggaTCAGTGCTTGAACATATAActtcgtctaagggaattgagataGACAAGGTAAAAATTactcttatctctaacctacctccacctaagagcatacgtgatgtgggatccttcttaagacacgccAGATTTTAcaaacgattcataaaggactttagtcacctctctcgtcctttatgcaatatacttcaaaaggatgtaccatacgagttgATTgaacaatgccaggaagcttttactaagcttaaaggcatgttgactaccgcacccatcatgtagccacctgactggagcgttccttttgaaattatgtgtgatgtgtctgaTTATgtgattggggtggtgttaggccaaagaaaagaaaagaaaccctatgttattcTTAACCGGTCAAAaaatccttttgtacaattcttggttacatctttttctgggtaaacttCAATCTTGTTAGATCGGCCCTTTCACTGtcactaatgtctatcctcatagggccgttgagataaagaatctgaacaatagcaatgtttttaaagtgaatggacattgtttaaagccatttgttgagaaatttgatttagaggacaggTCCATACCCCTGATTGATCTTGTTTATCAGGATTAACCTCCCAATCTGATGGACGTATTGTTAGGTTTATTGCCTTCataagattaggatagtttttttttaaGTATGTTTAGTCATTgtactaacccatcttcacattgagaactttggaagagctgcaattcaccttcttcaggtactacctttccattacttctccatttttttgttgtctcatttgcattacatgctcatatattttacattgaggataatgtagattttgggttgggggtgtggattagtaaactaatcagtattttcttagtcttcgagcaaaaattttgaaaattttcaatttctcaaactAAAAACGTGTTTGGAAAGCGATAGTTTGTGCGCTGAAGAATGTCGTGAGtatgataagattgagattgaactttgaattgttggagtttgatcaaccaagtaaactatcacctaagttcttacaCTCAATTTATTAAGAGGAAGtatgaatatcatgttgatctaacaTAAGACACATTCAATCTACTTTCTATGAGTTATGCTAacatttctgattgttagtatgtctATCATGGATatatgttgagaattaagtctagaaaattttatccactttaaaagatgaaaagaaccaattaaaaaatagtgagatcgataaaaaggtcatgtatagTGAAAAGgctagaaaagaatgaaaagaatataaAGCTGAAAAGGATGAATGAAAAGTgatcatcgatataaaatcaaaacgtggaaaaataaggaaaaggggataagttcagaattaacacttgattattcaagtaATCCTGAGGTGATTAGCATAACTAACCATATGAAATAATAGTACTTTATGGAAAGTAAGatgaaattcactaagcacattgggaaaacttgatatacgaacttatgctcttaagtgaTTGATAGAGAACCTATTTGACTAATCGCTTgtttgattcggctctaggttttcaatttttcactctcacgtctttggattatattcattcatacttgtctgcacaaaagattgttttcagAAATAGGATTGAACTTTGAAAATTGAGGattacttcacgcatgttttgttcgggattagcaaaatgctggttggggagtgtgttgagtgtcaataTTGCATATTtgcccccatttatatcttagttttatgaacataataatgtttaatggtttattttatatatatttttattgcgaggtgaatctgaaagcttggattaaaaagaattctaaaagcatggatttgatgctcaagaatcaccaaggcaaaggataaatcttaggagccaagaatgaagaattcatatatcaaaaatccaaaaaaactaagtacaaaggatgaagaaagcaCTTAAAAGACCTCAGAATTCACCGCAGAAAATAGACAGGTTTGGTCCAACCGAACCCATGTTCAATCCTACCGAAATCAcacaaaatagtccaacaaccaaCGACGAAATTTAGAACTAATTCGGTCTGACCGATAGTTAATTCGGTCTGACCGAGACCCAATTCGATCCAACCGAACCCAAGCTCGGTCCAACTGAAATCGAGTAACAAACGAAACAGAATCCTATCCAGACTCAGACTCGACTTTGGTCTGACCAAAGGTCACTTTGGTCCGATTGATACGTAACGCGGCTGCGTAAATTAAGGCGGTTTCGCGATCGCATTGCAGAAATTTCAAGTCGAtgcgtaaggtggagcttcataactataaataagagtctctGGGATGTTCTTAAGTATCATCtggggtttgaggagtggagcaaaagggtggagagccgccaccgagagtttttcttcttcttccttagtcatttttatgctttccttaagagattttggtttaatcatgtctatggttaactaaacctcttagctaaggctaagaggtgaagcttgtagcgtgattgtgatgtttatcttactttgatccTTGcttttattgaacttcattgatttctagttgattttaatgaatattttcagttttctatggtttgttgtgactcaaattacaatagacactacgatatctttgaatatcttcttttactatttgagattgtgagatcggtaaatcctgttgttcaccatcatctcctgggcatggttgggtaatggaatcccttcctaaccttcacaattctcatccattaaggctagttcaatgaaaagttcagagatttaattatctcatcttccaattggataagataggactctgattctagttgtctTTCCTAAATTAactaaggtagcatcttaatagctacaagtggatccttggcaccctagttcccacctttaaattcacaaattTTAATCAACCTTATTCACAATCACTTTCAACTATTCtagaattcaaatttagatcttcttctagttctagttctagttctttttagaaacgtacaagattagtccccgaggattcgaccttagtctcaccgagattattactacatcgcgacccctatacttggggttgtgaacaatgtaCTCCTTAGAATGCCCAATCACTTGAATATAATCCTTGCCTCTTCATATGAAAATGAATTGTAATATGCCTTAGTGTAAGTCATACATGATTTATTTAGTTGTAACACATACTTAAATTTGCACCTTAAACTACTAGCCATCCTGTGAAATGGGTTAAATGAAATTGGTTATAGACTTACTATTCATGCAAATTCTTGTGCCCTTGTTGGCTTTATTGGGTAGAATCCCTTTTGTTATGTCCTTGAACGAACTTGGTGTCTACTTGGCTTTTTTGAGAGGAACCCCCCTTTCTGTTGGAATTATATATGAATTGGTGATGGTAAGGTTTACTCGTCAAATCAAGGTTGGCCACTAGTGGTAGATGTTTTATTTAAATGGGTTGTTTGCGAATCAAGCTAATAAGGGTTGGATTAATCATGCATCTATAGCATGTGGTGGCACATACCTTTGAGTGCATCCATAGCACGGGTGAGTAGATATTGTGGTAGCAATACCTTTAAGTACTTTTGTTCGTTCCTTGTACGAACGACACACAAAAGCTAGTCATTGTTGTTGGGTGCACTAACCATTGTTGATCcacgtacctttgagtattttcgCTAGTGGTTAGCTATGTTTATAATGCATAGTGGGAAGTCATTGTTGATGCATGTACCTTTAAGTATTTTCATTGGTGATGACTCACAAAGCCATCTGAATGTACATCCCcaagttgatgtgcattcatgcattcacgtatttaaataagattgcattgTGAGCTATGATTGTGTGTATGTTTTTCCTTTAAAACTATATTTGATTAATATGTCATTTGTTTAATATTGGAGAGATTTCTTAATGAGTTGGCCATTCATACTTCAATTTGTCAATAATGCAAAGGATGCAAGCATAAGTCGAGGTAGTGAAGTACTTGAGAATAACCCCATAGGGAGTGGCGAGGAGTTAGCCGATGAAGAGTAGTTCGCTAGCATGGTTGAGCTATATGGGCTCAACCAGTAGGCTCCTAGTTCATTTCTTTTGGGTAGTTTTTCATCTTTATACGTCTGGTTATTTATGGATTGTATAGGCCCCTGCTGAGGGTATTCTTTTGAATTGTATATTTCTGGATGCTAGCCCTGATAATTTCCAGCTTGGTTAATTTATTTATCTTTGATATTTGTTATTTGGATGAATACTACTTTGATTTATATGAATGCTAATATGAACTATGGAAGCGTGGGAATCATACCCACGTATGATATTTCATAGAGCGACACTCGTGTTTCAGTCGCGAGAGTGTTATACTCGAGCAGTGAAAACCGAGGCATTATAGAGCATTTCTGCATTGTGAAAACCTATTAAATAACCTCTCAGGGAGCCTTAATCCTGGCACGATCAGTGCCATTTCATTGGTATCAACATTAAATTTCTAGGGAATATACTTCAGCAAAACATCATTGAAATTGACGATTCACTACACGACCATTCCCTAGTAAGGCAACAATGCCCAACCCATGTATTTGTATGTTTTAGCGAGTTGATTTATGACTAATAATCCCTAACTCGTGCGCTTGTATAAAATGAACCATTGGGTTTCACATCCACACCTAAACTTGGCGATCATAATAGGTGAATTTCAACACTGGCATTAACTTGCATGACAGTTGAGCGCAAACCCTGTGCCACCATATGTTACACATCAGAACAGTCGTCGAAACTCAAACGTCAAACGTCACATCGCATCTCTCGATACGAAGGGACTTAAGGGGgcattgtttacacccattttgggTAACCTAATGTGAACTAATGAAAAGTTGTCACGTATCGACACTATGAGTATAGTACTCACGTAAATTGTACTCGCACCCCAAAGATATATTCGTTTGATCGTTATTTGGTGATACACATTTCCTCATTAAAATGGTCGCATAGACCCACCGACAGATGTCACGTGGCCACAATTAATGAGCTAATTAATGAAGTTGTGTGCCCGTCATGTTTATAAGGACCCACCGAGGGAAAGAATATTATCACAAATCTGGCTAGGATGTACTCGGTAAGGCCGTCTCTTACAATCATTCTAAAATGGGATATCTTCCCCAGAAATGTTCAGAAAGTTCGTAATGATCACAAAGATTTTGAATATCTAAAGGTTGAACTGATATTCGAGCAAATCCAGTTACGACTCAGACTCAAATCAAGAGAGGATGGACACCGAGTGGATCAAGTCCTTATCCTTACATAAATCGAAATTAAGAGAATGTGAGAGCTTGATGATTGATCCAATCCCTCCAGGACCATGATCAGAAGGAAAAAAGAGTTCAAGGTCATGCGGGAGGTGGGGTTTGGTTGGATCATTCAGATGCATGACCATGGTCCGGGATCAACAATTGAGTTTCCCCTAATTAATCTATTTTTAAATGTAGCATTGTCCAGGAGAGCATTTACACAAAGATCCAAGAGCCAACAGTCCTAGATGGCATAAAAAGCTTCTTATTCAGAATGTGTGTTGTCAAAGTATAAAATTCAGGATCAACAAGGAAAACCAAAGAGGATTTTGCCGCCACAATAATCTATAAAAGGAGTACGCGATGAAGAGCTCAAAGCCCTATGCCAAACATAATCTATCTACTTTTATAATTTATCTTTCTTTTATCGTCTATCTTTACTTTTATCCTAGTATAGCAATGCCTAGTTATAGCATAGATCGCTATTGTCCAGCGTCAACGGTCATCACTATAATATTATAGGATTAGATTAAATATCCACAACCTTAAGTTGTTAGATCCCGATCAACCGAGTTCTTACTTAGATGATCATCTTTTTGGTCGAATCTTGCTAACCATCTGCCTGAATCGTCTATTTCTAAGAATGACTTAGGTACTTATCTTTCTTTCTATCtctagtttattttgatattctGTTAATTATAATGAGCTACatatttaaatattaataaaattaacaATATTTAAACCATAATTACTAGTGAAAGAAAAGTCCTAAAGTCGGAAGGCAAGAAGAATCAATTGGAGAGAACTAACCGTTAACCTTTCTTGAATCGTCTTGTTGTTGCTCACAACTGATGGCTGACACTTTCCGAATCTAGTTCTACACATTCGTTTACTATCGCTCGATCAAACATTGATGTCAGTAAGTTTAATCAAATATTGAGCTCAGTATGAATCTCACAAGCCCAGACATCGTAATCTTATATTAAATTGAATACATGCTCTCGATCAGGCACAGCTCACAAGCCCAGACATCGTAATCTTATATTAAATCGAATACATGCTCTCGATCAGGCACAtggttgtgtttgattgaatggcAAAACTGTAGGTAGCCAAACCCCGTCCATTTGTTATTTATTAAACGTGGAGTGAGTCACCGGAAACGTGTCAACCTCACTCGGCTGCCCAAGGAGTTGACTCGACTTTTCAAAACTATGTCGGTAACATGGAACAGGTGTGCCAAATCTGAGCCATTCTTCAGGAGGCTTTCCCGTGAGTATATCTTGCCGTTAAAATCAGCTTGTCCACTCCACTGGTCGGCCATATTCGTACGTGGTCAACCTGACAACTAGATTTTTATATACCTATATCCGAGcataataatggtgggcccatcgTATGCGTGAAAACCTTATCTACGTGTGCCGTGTGTCCACACATGCCGAAAATCACCTCATTTCCAAAAAAAGGAGTACCTATAAATGATGGTACTCGTTCCCCCAtatatgtattaaaaaaaaaaaaaaaaagacctttcCCTATGTTCAAGAATCTCTCTCTCAGTGAACCCAAAGGCAGTTCCGCAAGCTTGAAAACATGGGAATATTAACATGTGCCACTTCTTGTCAATCCAAGCAAGAAAGCCAAACCCAACCCACCTTTCTCCAATCAGAATCCACTTCTCTCAATTCCCAACCAAGCCTTCCATCCGTCCTTTCTCTTTCCTCTCAATCCCAACATCCTTCCACAAACCATCAGTGCATCTCCACCCTCAAAGGCCACTCCTCTTACGTATTCACCCTCACCATCACCGGTAAACGACTCTACAGTGGATCTTCTGATGGAGAGATTCGAACTTTGAACAACATCAACCCTTCAGAAACCCATTCGGGACCTGCAGATTCAAGAAACATTGTGCTGATTGGAAAAAGTGCGGTCAAATCGATATTGGTTTCCGGTGAAAATCTATTCAGTGCCCACCAAGACAGCAAAATACGTGTTTGGCAAATCGAAAATCGCAATTACAAGCTCCTTGCAACGCTTCCAACGCTTAAAGACCGTGTACTGAGGTTTCTCCCCACCAAGAACCACATCCAAGTGCGTCGACACAAGAAATGTACATGGGTCCACCATGTCGACGCCGTATCCGGACTAGCCATATCGGAAGACACCACCATCCTGTATTCAGTTTCTTGGGATCGAACGCTCAAAATCTGGCGAACATCCGACTTCCGATGCTTGGAGTCAGTGGCTAATGCGCATGACGATGCAATCAACGCAATTACGGTCTCTAATGATGGATTCATCTACACGGGTTCGGCTGACATGAAAATTAAAGTGTGGAAGAAATTTCCAAAGGAGAAAAATCATTCACTGGTGGCGACTCTTAAACAGCACAAGTCGGCTGTCAACGCGCTGGCATTGAGTTCAGATGGAATGGTTTTGTATTCGGGCGCTTGTGACCGTTCAATCGTGGTATGGGAGCGAATGAGTGGTTCTACATGCGGGGGCCATATGGTGGTAGTGGGGGCACTAAGGGGGCACGTTAAGGCTATCTTGTGCCTGGCGTTGGTGTCGGACTTAGTATGTAGCGGATCGGCTGATAAAACTGTTAGGATTTGGCAAAAAGGAGTGGAGAAACGGTACGCTTGTTTGGCGGTTTTGGAAGGGCATAAAGCTCCGATAAAGTGCATAGCTGCAGCCGTTGACCATTCCAGTTCCTACACCTGTGgtacttctcatctcatttacAGTGGTAGCTTGGATTGTGATATTAAGGTGTGGCAGCTTTTCTCTGCAACTCAATCCTGAACAAGAGAGGACGACTCCTGTAGTCaaggtctctttttttttttttttttcttcgactTGGAAAAATAATGCCTTGATGAATTGGGTGATTCTTGAGTTAGGAAATTACCGAAACAcccttgtttatttatttattcagacAGTGATGCAGTCCAATAAATGTTCCCCTACTGTGATGATTGCACTAACTAAAAATCTGGCTTATTTAATTCATCATGTATGATATACTCGAATTTGAATGTTTTTGGGTGGTGTTGGCCACGTTGTGATGGGTTCTGCCAAATTGTCGTTGGTTCTATCATTATTTATGGTGAGGTACAACTGTTGGACTGGCTAGATTTCATCCATAACCACACAGGCATGTACAATccctttttaaagaaagaaaaataataataataataataaatgacgAGGGTTTTCGATAATTTCAACCTTAGAAAAAACCTCCGAGAAATTTCGATTCACCAAGGCATTATTTGGTAGGGGTCTGAAGATTTGCAAATGATTGAAGCCAACAGAGATGGGCTGGTGACCCATTTGCCAGATGCACCTTGGCCACCTCAGCCGTGTGTTCTATTCATGTGGGCGGTATGTTAGTAAAGGTGTGCTAGTGCATTGGGAAGAatctcttccttcttttcttcttttcttcttcttcttttaccttttttttttttttttagtgtctGAAAGCCTGGAAAGGCACTCGTGAAAAAAGTGGCCTTGAGGATACACTACTCTGTTGTACCTGTATTTGAGTCACACTATTGGAGATGGGTTTCTTTGGTTAGTTTGTTGGAACTTAAAAAGATGTGATTTTTCAGTGTAATATCACGGTATAAGAGACCAATCATACAAAATATGATAAGATGGTTGTCTCAGATCAAGACTGTTGGAACACCACGTCATTTTACATGGAGAATGTTTTGCAGCAAATCTGTGTGGCAATGCAGTATAAGCGGCTACcctccatagctcaagtggtggactgagtgaaagatgccacgtttcaacactgaggtcttgataTCTATTCCCCTATGGGGGTgggtaacagtgaagtgtgaactgacagtgggtgtactaacaagctaaccaggaaaaaaagaaaagaaaaaaaagtggctGATTCACAAATATGAATAGGAACTGTTTGTTCATCTTATTAGTTCATACTCTCAATGAATCTTCTCATCATACCACGCATTAGTCCACATatcagtttattattattattatttttgtggggCTTTACTATCTCATCGTGCCTTACTGGTGCCTACCAGAGTTTTGTGCTTGACGCTCGTCCCAAGCCCAAATAAAGAGGGTTGCATCGGGCTGACACCCGCGTAGAACTTCTACCAGAAATTTCTGAAAATATGACATTTCAAACTATAGAGTGGAATGTTGGAATAAAACTCATATAGTCGAtcccagttagttgggataaggcttatacAATGATAATGATTCTTCGTGGGGTGTCGGGGCTACGTCACTCTAAAACCAGAGCAGATTGTGCCTTTGGATGGTTAGATACGCTAAGTgactcccaagccaagtgtggctccCTGTATTTCAATGGAATTCATTATTTATACAAAAATATACCCAGAGTTTGCTTTTTCATTTGTTGTAAAATACTAACAAAAGTGGGTATTTGCAAATAATGGTAGGGTGGGAATCTGCTAAAAACCCTTTAATCTTTTATTGATTAAATTTGCAAGATGACATTTAATAAAGAAAACTGATGGTGAGTGGGTAATGTATTCCCAAGACAGAAAACTCAGCCTACAGTGACCACTATTACTTGTGAGCTTGGAGAGTTTAGGAGTACGTGTATGCATACTGTAGACACAAGCTAAAATACGACTACTTAAAAATCCTAGTTGTCCAACTGGTGGCCAAGAATGGAAAGTTaaacttcaacatacatgaaaaCTTAGGTATCCCAATCACTGATTTTGGGGC is a genomic window containing:
- the LOC131255435 gene encoding protein JINGUBANG-like, whose protein sequence is MGILTCATSCQSKQESQTQPTFLQSESTSLNSQPSLPSVLSLSSQSQHPSTNHQCISTLKGHSSYVFTLTITGKRLYSGSSDGEIRTLNNINPSETHSGPADSRNIVLIGKSAVKSILVSGENLFSAHQDSKIRVWQIENRNYKLLATLPTLKDRVLRFLPTKNHIQVRRHKKCTWVHHVDAVSGLAISEDTTILYSVSWDRTLKIWRTSDFRCLESVANAHDDAINAITVSNDGFIYTGSADMKIKVWKKFPKEKNHSLVATLKQHKSAVNALALSSDGMVLYSGACDRSIVVWERMSGSTCGGHMVVVGALRGHVKAILCLALVSDLVCSGSADKTVRIWQKGVEKRYACLAVLEGHKAPIKCIAAAVDHSSSYTCGTSHLIYSGSLDCDIKVWQLFSATQS